A region of the Methylomagnum ishizawai genome:
CGGCGGCTTCCTCGGCGGTCAGGCCGGGCGGCGGCGGCGGATAGTGCTTGCCCAGAAGGGCGCAGCCGCCCAACAGGACGGCGATAGCGCCGGTCGAAATCAGTTTGTGCATGGATCCCCCTTTGTGGGTGTGGGTCGGTTGTCGTTGTCTGCGGCCAGGGGCAGGGTAGACGGCGGCGCGGGGCTTTGGCAAGGCGCGGCTATTTCGGCCTGGACACCAAGACCTTGCCCACATCCAGATGCAGGTTGTAGAGGACGAAGGCCGAGACCTCGCGTTTTTCCATCAAGGCCACGGGGCCGACACCCGGCGCGAAGAAACGGTATTGCACATCGTCGAGTTCGGCGGGACCGACCCGGCCCGCGAAGCTCGATTTGATCACCACCGCGTCGAAGCTGCCCAAGGGCACCGTCAGCCGGTACGCGCCCAGATAGCGGTAGACCACATCCAGTTCCCCCTCGTGTGCCGGCTCCGGGCCGTCGTCCTCGTAGACGCGGACCTTCATGCGCTGCCGCCGTTCTTGTCCGGGGGCCAAACCCTTGAGCAGCAGGGGTTCGGGCGGGGCGTAGCGGGTCGTGGCCGCGTCGCGGATTTCCCGCACCCCGGTCAGGTACACGCCATCGGCGCGGGACTCGACGAAGCCGGTTTCCTCGCCGCCGGCGTCGTAGCGCCAGCGCGGGCCTTGTTCTCCGCGCCCATCGTGGCTCCAGCGGTAAGGTTCGGTGGAATGGCCTTTCGCGCCCGTGCGGATTTGATAGGTCCACACCCCCGGCGCGAAGGCGAGGTAATGGGCGGGATCGGCGATCACCGGCGCGGGCACCGGCTTGCCAAGGACGCCCCGGCCCAGGGCGTGTTCTATCGCCGCGCGGTCGGCGGGCGGCAGGGCCAGGACCGGGCCGGCCTCGGCGGCGGCACCTGGGGGCATCATGGCCAACGCCGCCAGCAATAACGCGGTCCCGGCCTGGAATGGCGCATTCATAGGCAATACCCGGTGGGATTCACACTTTCAGCCGATAGCCCACGCCCGATTCGGTGAGGAAATATTCGGGCTTGGCCGGATCGGCCTCCAGTTTCTGGCGGAGTTGGCTCATGTAGATGCGGAGGTAATGGGCGTTGTCCAGGGCGTTCGGACCCCAGACTTCCTTGAGGATTTGATGGTGGGTCAAGACCTTGCCCGCGTGTTTGACCAAGACCCCGAGCAAGCGGTATTGGATCGGGGTGAGATGGACTTCCTCGCCGTCGCGGTAGACCAGGCGCTTGCCCAGATCGACCTTGAGCTTGCCGGTGGTGAACACCCCGTCCTTGGCATAGCCCGCCCCGGTGTTCAAATGGCGCAGCGCCACCCGGATGCGGGCCAGCAACTCCCCCAGCCCGAACGGCTTGGTCAGGTAATCGTCGGCCCCGGCGTCCAGGGCGTCGATCTTGTCCTGCTCGGCGCTGCGGGCCGATAGCACGATGATCGGCAGCGGACTCCATCCCCGCAAGGCCCGCACCACCTCGATGCCCTCCATATCCGGCAGGCCCAAATCCAGGATGACCAGATCGGGCTTGCGCACCCCGGCCTCGACCAAGCCTTGTTTCCCGGTGTCCGCCTCGAACACCTGGAAACCATGGCTGGACAGGCCGGTCC
Encoded here:
- a CDS encoding response regulator; its protein translation is MSKANPAIVLIEDDPPIRRFLRTGLSSHGFQVFEADTGKQGLVEAGVRKPDLVILDLGLPDMEGIEVVRALRGWSPLPIIVLSARSAEQDKIDALDAGADDYLTKPFGLGELLARIRVALRHLNTGAGYAKDGVFTTGKLKVDLGKRLVYRDGEEVHLTPIQYRLLGVLVKHAGKVLTHHQILKEVWGPNALDNAHYLRIYMSQLRQKLEADPAKPEYFLTESGVGYRLKV